One genomic region from Nostoc sphaeroides encodes:
- a CDS encoding diflavin flavoprotein has translation MSANTLTTSHSRDVQVAEIGKNTLIFRSRTWDRLKFEVEYSRQRGTTANSYLIQADKKALIDPPGESFTEIYLQQLAQHLDFTTLDYIVLGHVNPNRSATLQVLLSQVPQATIICSRPAANALKTAFPQLESRIQAVRGDILDLGQGHYLSFVTVPTPRWADGLCTYDSATKILYTDKLFGAHICEDTLFDEDWKGLDGERRYYFECLHAPQAKQVEVALDKLSALGARCYAPAHGPVVRYSLSRFTYDYRQWCQGQKSQELSVALLYASAYGNTAIMANAIAQGLIQNGVNVESINCELADSAEINRIVETCDGLIIGSPTLGGHAPTQIQTALGIVLSVAAKTKLAGVFGSYGWSGEAIDLIESKLKDANYQLGFETIRVRFSPTPEILQQCQEAGAFFAQNLKKTKKLRSSRQVVTEAHVDRTEQAVGRIIGSLCVVTTRDEETHKGVLTSWISQATFNPPGIMIAIANEQNADLMHHPGDKFVLNILKEGRNVRRYFSRHSTLGDNPFANLDTKTALNGCLILNEALAYLECTVQNQLECGDRWLIYAVIDHGEVLENEGVTALEHRKSGSYY, from the coding sequence ATGTCTGCAAATACTTTAACTACCAGCCATTCAAGAGATGTACAAGTTGCTGAAATTGGTAAAAATACTCTGATTTTCCGATCGCGGACTTGGGACAGATTAAAATTTGAGGTGGAGTATTCCCGCCAACGGGGAACTACAGCGAATTCTTATCTGATTCAAGCTGATAAAAAGGCTTTAATTGACCCTCCTGGCGAATCTTTTACCGAAATTTACCTTCAGCAACTTGCACAACATCTAGACTTCACTACCCTAGATTACATTGTTCTCGGTCATGTCAACCCCAACCGCAGCGCAACTCTGCAAGTATTACTCTCTCAGGTTCCTCAAGCTACTATAATTTGTTCTCGCCCCGCCGCCAATGCTCTCAAAACCGCTTTTCCCCAATTGGAGTCACGTATTCAAGCGGTGCGGGGGGATATTTTAGATTTAGGACAAGGACATTATCTATCATTTGTCACCGTACCAACTCCCCGGTGGGCGGATGGACTTTGTACTTATGATTCTGCAACAAAAATTCTCTACACAGATAAACTTTTTGGCGCTCATATTTGCGAAGATACTTTGTTTGATGAAGATTGGAAGGGGTTAGATGGGGAACGTCGTTACTATTTTGAATGTCTCCATGCACCCCAAGCTAAACAAGTTGAAGTAGCTTTAGATAAATTGTCAGCTTTGGGAGCCAGATGTTATGCCCCAGCACACGGCCCGGTTGTTCGTTACAGCCTCAGCCGTTTTACTTATGATTACCGTCAATGGTGCCAAGGGCAAAAATCTCAAGAGTTGAGTGTCGCTTTGCTTTATGCTTCTGCTTATGGAAATACAGCAATTATGGCGAATGCGATCGCTCAAGGTTTGATCCAAAATGGAGTTAATGTAGAATCAATCAACTGTGAACTAGCAGACTCAGCAGAGATTAACCGCATTGTAGAAACTTGCGATGGCTTAATTATCGGTTCACCCACTTTAGGCGGACATGCACCAACTCAAATTCAAACTGCTTTAGGAATAGTTCTCTCGGTGGCGGCTAAAACTAAGTTAGCAGGGGTGTTTGGTTCCTACGGCTGGAGTGGCGAGGCGATAGATTTAATAGAAAGCAAGCTCAAAGATGCAAATTATCAACTAGGATTTGAAACAATTCGAGTACGTTTCAGCCCTACTCCTGAGATTCTTCAGCAGTGTCAAGAAGCAGGTGCTTTCTTTGCCCAAAACTTGAAGAAAACTAAAAAACTGCGTTCTTCCCGTCAGGTTGTGACAGAAGCCCATGTAGATCGTACTGAACAAGCTGTGGGGCGGATCATTGGTTCTCTGTGTGTTGTAACAACTCGTGATGAAGAAACTCACAAAGGGGTTTTAACTTCTTGGATATCTCAAGCCACTTTTAACCCGCCAGGAATTATGATTGCGATCGCTAACGAGCAAAATGCAGATTTAATGCATCATCCTGGTGATAAATTTGTGCTGAATATCCTTAAAGAAGGAAGAAATGTCCGACGGTATTTTTCTCGTCACAGCACTTTAGGCGATAATCCTTTTGCGAATCTTGACACAAAAACTGCTCTTAATGGTTGTTTGATTCTGAATGAAGCATTAGCCTATTTAGAATGTACAGTGCAAAATCAACTTGAATGTGGCGATCGATGGTTAATTTATGCCGTCATCGATCACGGTGAAGTCTTGGAAAATGAAGGTGTCACAGCTTTAGAACATCGGAAATCTGGTAGTTATTATTAA
- a CDS encoding phosphate-starvation-inducible PsiE family protein, whose protein sequence is MYKSVENTPITMYEINRGRVVRTLEFIQDVIVICLCIGLFSFMVLQVRDMFLSLLPPLDFHAVTADILFLLILVELFRLLIIYLQEHRVSIGVAVEVSIVSALREVIVKGVLETSWSQVLATCAFLLVLGILLFLRVWLPPTFEGIDPEQEVSKRYRSRAKSELTQTNGH, encoded by the coding sequence ATGTATAAATCTGTTGAAAATACCCCGATTACAATGTACGAAATCAATCGTGGGCGTGTTGTGCGAACCTTGGAATTTATTCAAGATGTGATTGTGATTTGTTTGTGCATTGGTTTATTTAGCTTCATGGTGCTCCAGGTGAGAGATATGTTTCTCTCCTTGCTTCCACCTTTAGATTTTCATGCTGTTACTGCCGATATTCTCTTTTTACTTATCTTGGTTGAGTTATTTCGACTGCTGATTATTTACCTACAGGAACATCGAGTGTCTATTGGGGTAGCTGTTGAAGTTTCCATCGTTTCTGCTTTGCGAGAAGTCATTGTTAAAGGTGTTCTAGAAACAAGTTGGAGTCAAGTTTTAGCAACTTGTGCGTTTTTATTAGTGCTGGGAATACTATTGTTCCTCCGAGTTTGGCTACCCCCTACCTTTGAAGGTATCGATCCCGAACAAGAAGTATCTAAACGCTATAGAAGTCGAGCCAAGTCTGAATTAACACAAACCAATGGTCATTAA
- a CDS encoding DUF4397 domain-containing protein encodes MFLTRRLFLGALTLSLISLTSYPYKGLAYSQLSTEPSQKLPTGSLSLLDSLLNPYRCPAKLRVINAAVPTASPVDVIVNGDKVLENVDFRQASKYVNVRPGNINVLFVRSGTSSTIAHRNFTGAPNSAYTVAVTGTLQGPPGQPLFNQSPFVIPEDLTQPNPGKFKGRWYRFSETSAVIDFRISKSSSPNVDETRITDLTPKTAIPYPELTAGTYNFNPVLPDQFDPLINNAFNPPITVEVANQQVPEGVIFDVIATGNGLGQAPNSLLLTTASTQTAPPNANGCYQIVQ; translated from the coding sequence ATGTTTCTAACAAGACGATTATTCTTAGGCGCTTTGACATTATCTTTAATTAGTTTGACTAGTTATCCATACAAAGGTTTAGCCTATTCTCAACTATCTACAGAGCCTTCACAAAAATTGCCCACTGGAAGCCTAAGCCTACTAGATTCTCTTCTAAACCCTTATAGATGCCCTGCCAAATTAAGAGTTATTAACGCTGCGGTTCCTACTGCATCACCAGTTGATGTGATTGTCAACGGTGACAAAGTTTTGGAGAATGTAGATTTTCGTCAAGCTAGTAAATATGTAAATGTAAGACCAGGAAATATTAATGTACTTTTTGTGCGCTCTGGTACTAGCAGTACAATTGCTCATAGAAACTTTACAGGAGCGCCTAATAGTGCTTATACAGTAGCGGTAACAGGAACACTACAAGGCCCCCCAGGTCAACCATTATTTAATCAATCACCCTTTGTGATTCCAGAGGATTTAACACAGCCTAATCCAGGTAAATTTAAAGGACGTTGGTATCGCTTTTCGGAAACTAGCGCTGTTATAGATTTCCGTATTAGCAAATCCTCTAGCCCAAATGTGGATGAAACTCGTATCACAGACCTAACACCCAAAACTGCTATTCCTTACCCAGAACTTACGGCTGGTACATATAACTTCAATCCAGTTCTACCTGACCAATTTGACCCATTGATCAATAATGCCTTCAACCCACCAATCACAGTAGAAGTTGCGAATCAACAAGTCCCCGAAGGAGTCATTTTTGATGTAATTGCTACAGGTAATGGCTTAGGCCAAGCACCTAACTCACTGCTACTCACAACTGCCTCAACACAAACAGCGCCTCCTAATGCCAATGGCTGTTATCAGATTGTGCAGTAA